From Bombyx mori chromosome 3, ASM3026992v2, the proteins below share one genomic window:
- the LOC101742927 gene encoding serine protease inhibitor dipetalogastin, whose product MYFKIGMLLAATQVIATLAYPPSCACYRNQRPVCGTDGKTYNNECLLDCATRDDPGLRVRYQGPCSEGNVGFPACHCDYDLNQVCGSDNHTYDNACLLNCAAATNPGLSILYSGLCADEVKIVDGPSKYPSCTCTREMKPVCGSDGITYNNDCLLNCATINDSRLGIEYYGPCADKVIVVDPGTQGDYHGIRPL is encoded by the exons ATGTACTTCAAAATAG GAATGTTACTAGCAGCCACGCAGGTGATTGCAACACTTGCATATCCACCAAGCTGTGCGTGCTATAGAAACCAGCGACCAGTGTGCGGAACTGATGGGAAAACATACAACAACGAGTGCCTGCTCGACTGTGCCACCAGAGATGATCCCGGTCTAAGGGTCAGATATCAAGGACCCTGCTCGGAAGGAAACGTCGGCTTCCCCGCGTGCCACTGCGACTACGACCTCAACCAGGTGTGCGGTAGCGACAACCACACGTACGACAACGCTTGCCTGTTGAACTGCGCCGCAGCCACGAACCCAGGCCTTAGCATTTTGTACTCGGGCCTTTGCGCAGACGAAGTCAAAATCGTGGACGGCCCCAGCAAATACCCTTCGTGCACGTGCACGCGCGAGATGAAGCCGGTCTGCGGCAGTGACGGTATCACGTACAACAACGACTGCCTCTTAAACTGTGCCACAATCAATGACTCCAGACTCGGCATCGAATACTACGGGCCTTGCGCTGATAAGGTTATAGTCGTCGACCCTGGGACGCAAGGGGACTACCACGGAATACGACCCCTGTAA